One window of the Cryptomeria japonica chromosome 7, Sugi_1.0, whole genome shotgun sequence genome contains the following:
- the LOC131048593 gene encoding (R)-mandelonitrile lyase-like isoform X1, with protein sequence MESCSEHYHWIHLVFCAHGIWNKFLKIIHKNRATNAKKSIEQQASLTEILLIDATSFSTNRNKQYLAIDYLKYPFPFMTADAEKAAARTYDYIVVGGGTAGCPLAATLSQHYSVLLLERGDSPYGNPDTADVKGLLKILGDPTKYPFVTEGFVSEDGVQLLRGRVLGGGTAINGGFYSRASTEFIRKMEWDEKLVNDSYEWVEEVVAFKPDKLSRWNSAVRNALLEAGVLPYHGYTVDHFEGTKISASTFDNDGRRHTAADLLQYANPDNIVVLLNATASKILFDSSSGKLKAIGVEFVSTIDGLFHQVFTNHLSPWSEVILSAGSIGSPQLLMLSGIGPSKQLQELNITVHLDLNSVGKEIQDPPRITIIIKSPEPLETVQPQVVGILENSQVYFESFSFFQQESATKNQYLACIFCKIALPLSRGEIRLRSKNPQDIPSIRYNYFSHVSDLQECLDTIKMLSKIVRTHSIQEFAFGGNGNSKILQFIGPKLPQNQLDNKELEFFCRDTVATFWHYSGGCEVDSVIDQNLHVKGINSLRVVDNSIFKESPGTYPQATLMMLGRYVGDKMLQERKNICEY encoded by the exons ATAATACACAAAAATCGGGCAACAAATGCTAAGAAAAGCATTGAACAACAAGCTAGTTTGACAGAGATTTTATTGATTGATGCAACAAGTTTTTCAACAAATAGAAATAAGCAATACCTTGCCATTGACTACCTGA AATATCCATTTCCATTTATGACAGCAGATGCTGAAAAGGCAGCTGCAagaacatatgattacattgtggtTGGAGGAGGTACAGCGGGTTGTCCTCTGGCAGCAACACTGTCACAGCACTATTCTGTTTTGCTATTGGAGAGGGGAGACTCCCCCTATGGAAATCCCGACACTGCAGACGTAAAAGGGCTTTTAAAGATTCTTGGGGATCCCACTAAATACCCTTTTGTAACTGAAGGATTTGTCTCAGAGGATGGAGTGCAGTTGCTAAGGGGAAGAGTTCTGGGAGGTGGAACAGCCATTAATGGTGGCTTCTACAGCAGGGCAAGCACCGAATTCATTCGAAAGATGGAGTGGGATGAGAAACTTGTTAATGATTCGTATGAATGGGTGGAGGAGGTTGTTGCCTTCAAACCAGACAAGCTTTCTCGTTGGAATTCTGCTGTCCGTAATGCACTTTTGGAAGCTGGAGTGCTTCCTTATCATGGGTATACTGTGGATCATTTTGAAGGCACCAAGATTAGCgcttcaacttttgacaacgatgGAAGGAGACACACAGCTGCAGATCTTCTTCAATATGCAAATCCTGATAACATTGTAGTTCTTCTCAATGCCACAGCCAGCAAAATCCTCTTCGATTCCTCATCAG GAAAATTAAAGGCTATTGGTGTGGAGTTTGTGAGTACCATTGATGGTCTTTTTCATCAAGTGTTCACCAACCACTTATCACCTTGGAGTGAGGTAATTTTGTCGGCAGGAAGCATAGGTAGTCCTCAACTTCTCATGCTAAGTGGAATTGGTCCCTCAAAACAACTTCAAGAATTGAATATCACTGTACATTTAGATTTAAACTCAGTGGggaaagaaattcaagatccacCACGCATAACAATCATTATCAAGTCCCCTGAACCACTTGAAACTGTTCAACCGCAAGTAGTGGGTATATTAGAGAATTCACAAGTCTATTTTGAGTCATTTAGCTTCTTTCAACAAGAAAGTGCCACTAAAAATCAGTATCTAGCATGCATATTTTGCAAGATAGCTTTACCCCTATCTAGGGGTGAGATTAGACTAAGAAGTAAAAATCCACAAGATATCCCCTCTATAAGATATAACTACTTTTCTCATGTTTCTGACTTACAAGAATGTCTTGATACTATTAAGATGTTGTCAAAGATTGTAAGGACACATTCTATTCAAGAGTTTGCATTTGGAGGTAATGGAAACTCCAAAATTCTTCAATTCATAGGACCAAAATTACCACAAAATCAACTAGACAATAAAGAATTAGAATTTTTTTGTAGAGATACAGTAGCAACATTTTGGCATTACAGTGGAGGATGTGAAGTTGATTCGGTGATAGACCAAAACCTTCACGTGAAAGGAATTAATAGCCTAAGGGTTGTGGACAATTCAATCTTCAAGGAAAGTCCTGGGACATATCCACAAGCAACTCTCATGATGCTTGGAAg GTATGTAGGAGACAAAATGCTTCAAGAGCGCAAAAATATTTGTGAATATTAG
- the LOC131048593 gene encoding (R)-mandelonitrile lyase-like isoform X2 codes for MIIHKNRATNAKKSIEQQASLTEILLIDATSFSTNRNKQYLAIDYLKYPFPFMTADAEKAAARTYDYIVVGGGTAGCPLAATLSQHYSVLLLERGDSPYGNPDTADVKGLLKILGDPTKYPFVTEGFVSEDGVQLLRGRVLGGGTAINGGFYSRASTEFIRKMEWDEKLVNDSYEWVEEVVAFKPDKLSRWNSAVRNALLEAGVLPYHGYTVDHFEGTKISASTFDNDGRRHTAADLLQYANPDNIVVLLNATASKILFDSSSGKLKAIGVEFVSTIDGLFHQVFTNHLSPWSEVILSAGSIGSPQLLMLSGIGPSKQLQELNITVHLDLNSVGKEIQDPPRITIIIKSPEPLETVQPQVVGILENSQVYFESFSFFQQESATKNQYLACIFCKIALPLSRGEIRLRSKNPQDIPSIRYNYFSHVSDLQECLDTIKMLSKIVRTHSIQEFAFGGNGNSKILQFIGPKLPQNQLDNKELEFFCRDTVATFWHYSGGCEVDSVIDQNLHVKGINSLRVVDNSIFKESPGTYPQATLMMLGRYVGDKMLQERKNICEY; via the exons ATG ATAATACACAAAAATCGGGCAACAAATGCTAAGAAAAGCATTGAACAACAAGCTAGTTTGACAGAGATTTTATTGATTGATGCAACAAGTTTTTCAACAAATAGAAATAAGCAATACCTTGCCATTGACTACCTGA AATATCCATTTCCATTTATGACAGCAGATGCTGAAAAGGCAGCTGCAagaacatatgattacattgtggtTGGAGGAGGTACAGCGGGTTGTCCTCTGGCAGCAACACTGTCACAGCACTATTCTGTTTTGCTATTGGAGAGGGGAGACTCCCCCTATGGAAATCCCGACACTGCAGACGTAAAAGGGCTTTTAAAGATTCTTGGGGATCCCACTAAATACCCTTTTGTAACTGAAGGATTTGTCTCAGAGGATGGAGTGCAGTTGCTAAGGGGAAGAGTTCTGGGAGGTGGAACAGCCATTAATGGTGGCTTCTACAGCAGGGCAAGCACCGAATTCATTCGAAAGATGGAGTGGGATGAGAAACTTGTTAATGATTCGTATGAATGGGTGGAGGAGGTTGTTGCCTTCAAACCAGACAAGCTTTCTCGTTGGAATTCTGCTGTCCGTAATGCACTTTTGGAAGCTGGAGTGCTTCCTTATCATGGGTATACTGTGGATCATTTTGAAGGCACCAAGATTAGCgcttcaacttttgacaacgatgGAAGGAGACACACAGCTGCAGATCTTCTTCAATATGCAAATCCTGATAACATTGTAGTTCTTCTCAATGCCACAGCCAGCAAAATCCTCTTCGATTCCTCATCAG GAAAATTAAAGGCTATTGGTGTGGAGTTTGTGAGTACCATTGATGGTCTTTTTCATCAAGTGTTCACCAACCACTTATCACCTTGGAGTGAGGTAATTTTGTCGGCAGGAAGCATAGGTAGTCCTCAACTTCTCATGCTAAGTGGAATTGGTCCCTCAAAACAACTTCAAGAATTGAATATCACTGTACATTTAGATTTAAACTCAGTGGggaaagaaattcaagatccacCACGCATAACAATCATTATCAAGTCCCCTGAACCACTTGAAACTGTTCAACCGCAAGTAGTGGGTATATTAGAGAATTCACAAGTCTATTTTGAGTCATTTAGCTTCTTTCAACAAGAAAGTGCCACTAAAAATCAGTATCTAGCATGCATATTTTGCAAGATAGCTTTACCCCTATCTAGGGGTGAGATTAGACTAAGAAGTAAAAATCCACAAGATATCCCCTCTATAAGATATAACTACTTTTCTCATGTTTCTGACTTACAAGAATGTCTTGATACTATTAAGATGTTGTCAAAGATTGTAAGGACACATTCTATTCAAGAGTTTGCATTTGGAGGTAATGGAAACTCCAAAATTCTTCAATTCATAGGACCAAAATTACCACAAAATCAACTAGACAATAAAGAATTAGAATTTTTTTGTAGAGATACAGTAGCAACATTTTGGCATTACAGTGGAGGATGTGAAGTTGATTCGGTGATAGACCAAAACCTTCACGTGAAAGGAATTAATAGCCTAAGGGTTGTGGACAATTCAATCTTCAAGGAAAGTCCTGGGACATATCCACAAGCAACTCTCATGATGCTTGGAAg GTATGTAGGAGACAAAATGCTTCAAGAGCGCAAAAATATTTGTGAATATTAG
- the LOC131048593 gene encoding protein HOTHEAD isoform X4: MTADAEKAAARTYDYIVVGGGTAGCPLAATLSQHYSVLLLERGDSPYGNPDTADVKGLLKILGDPTKYPFVTEGFVSEDGVQLLRGRVLGGGTAINGGFYSRASTEFIRKMEWDEKLVNDSYEWVEEVVAFKPDKLSRWNSAVRNALLEAGVLPYHGYTVDHFEGTKISASTFDNDGRRHTAADLLQYANPDNIVVLLNATASKILFDSSSGKLKAIGVEFVSTIDGLFHQVFTNHLSPWSEVILSAGSIGSPQLLMLSGIGPSKQLQELNITVHLDLNSVGKEIQDPPRITIIIKSPEPLETVQPQVVGILENSQVYFESFSFFQQESATKNQYLACIFCKIALPLSRGEIRLRSKNPQDIPSIRYNYFSHVSDLQECLDTIKMLSKIVRTHSIQEFAFGGNGNSKILQFIGPKLPQNQLDNKELEFFCRDTVATFWHYSGGCEVDSVIDQNLHVKGINSLRVVDNSIFKESPGTYPQATLMMLGRYVGDKMLQERKNICEY, translated from the exons ATGACAGCAGATGCTGAAAAGGCAGCTGCAagaacatatgattacattgtggtTGGAGGAGGTACAGCGGGTTGTCCTCTGGCAGCAACACTGTCACAGCACTATTCTGTTTTGCTATTGGAGAGGGGAGACTCCCCCTATGGAAATCCCGACACTGCAGACGTAAAAGGGCTTTTAAAGATTCTTGGGGATCCCACTAAATACCCTTTTGTAACTGAAGGATTTGTCTCAGAGGATGGAGTGCAGTTGCTAAGGGGAAGAGTTCTGGGAGGTGGAACAGCCATTAATGGTGGCTTCTACAGCAGGGCAAGCACCGAATTCATTCGAAAGATGGAGTGGGATGAGAAACTTGTTAATGATTCGTATGAATGGGTGGAGGAGGTTGTTGCCTTCAAACCAGACAAGCTTTCTCGTTGGAATTCTGCTGTCCGTAATGCACTTTTGGAAGCTGGAGTGCTTCCTTATCATGGGTATACTGTGGATCATTTTGAAGGCACCAAGATTAGCgcttcaacttttgacaacgatgGAAGGAGACACACAGCTGCAGATCTTCTTCAATATGCAAATCCTGATAACATTGTAGTTCTTCTCAATGCCACAGCCAGCAAAATCCTCTTCGATTCCTCATCAG GAAAATTAAAGGCTATTGGTGTGGAGTTTGTGAGTACCATTGATGGTCTTTTTCATCAAGTGTTCACCAACCACTTATCACCTTGGAGTGAGGTAATTTTGTCGGCAGGAAGCATAGGTAGTCCTCAACTTCTCATGCTAAGTGGAATTGGTCCCTCAAAACAACTTCAAGAATTGAATATCACTGTACATTTAGATTTAAACTCAGTGGggaaagaaattcaagatccacCACGCATAACAATCATTATCAAGTCCCCTGAACCACTTGAAACTGTTCAACCGCAAGTAGTGGGTATATTAGAGAATTCACAAGTCTATTTTGAGTCATTTAGCTTCTTTCAACAAGAAAGTGCCACTAAAAATCAGTATCTAGCATGCATATTTTGCAAGATAGCTTTACCCCTATCTAGGGGTGAGATTAGACTAAGAAGTAAAAATCCACAAGATATCCCCTCTATAAGATATAACTACTTTTCTCATGTTTCTGACTTACAAGAATGTCTTGATACTATTAAGATGTTGTCAAAGATTGTAAGGACACATTCTATTCAAGAGTTTGCATTTGGAGGTAATGGAAACTCCAAAATTCTTCAATTCATAGGACCAAAATTACCACAAAATCAACTAGACAATAAAGAATTAGAATTTTTTTGTAGAGATACAGTAGCAACATTTTGGCATTACAGTGGAGGATGTGAAGTTGATTCGGTGATAGACCAAAACCTTCACGTGAAAGGAATTAATAGCCTAAGGGTTGTGGACAATTCAATCTTCAAGGAAAGTCCTGGGACATATCCACAAGCAACTCTCATGATGCTTGGAAg GTATGTAGGAGACAAAATGCTTCAAGAGCGCAAAAATATTTGTGAATATTAG
- the LOC131048593 gene encoding protein HOTHEAD isoform X3: MEILFLLISCLLVFTNHQQLYCSAVEAQNLEYPFPFMTADAEKAAARTYDYIVVGGGTAGCPLAATLSQHYSVLLLERGDSPYGNPDTADVKGLLKILGDPTKYPFVTEGFVSEDGVQLLRGRVLGGGTAINGGFYSRASTEFIRKMEWDEKLVNDSYEWVEEVVAFKPDKLSRWNSAVRNALLEAGVLPYHGYTVDHFEGTKISASTFDNDGRRHTAADLLQYANPDNIVVLLNATASKILFDSSSGKLKAIGVEFVSTIDGLFHQVFTNHLSPWSEVILSAGSIGSPQLLMLSGIGPSKQLQELNITVHLDLNSVGKEIQDPPRITIIIKSPEPLETVQPQVVGILENSQVYFESFSFFQQESATKNQYLACIFCKIALPLSRGEIRLRSKNPQDIPSIRYNYFSHVSDLQECLDTIKMLSKIVRTHSIQEFAFGGNGNSKILQFIGPKLPQNQLDNKELEFFCRDTVATFWHYSGGCEVDSVIDQNLHVKGINSLRVVDNSIFKESPGTYPQATLMMLGRYVGDKMLQERKNICEY; this comes from the exons ATGGAGATTCTCTTTCTTCTCATTTCATGCCTGCTAGTTTTCACAAATCATCAGCAGCTCTACTGCTCAGCGGTAGAAGCTCAGAATTTGG AATATCCATTTCCATTTATGACAGCAGATGCTGAAAAGGCAGCTGCAagaacatatgattacattgtggtTGGAGGAGGTACAGCGGGTTGTCCTCTGGCAGCAACACTGTCACAGCACTATTCTGTTTTGCTATTGGAGAGGGGAGACTCCCCCTATGGAAATCCCGACACTGCAGACGTAAAAGGGCTTTTAAAGATTCTTGGGGATCCCACTAAATACCCTTTTGTAACTGAAGGATTTGTCTCAGAGGATGGAGTGCAGTTGCTAAGGGGAAGAGTTCTGGGAGGTGGAACAGCCATTAATGGTGGCTTCTACAGCAGGGCAAGCACCGAATTCATTCGAAAGATGGAGTGGGATGAGAAACTTGTTAATGATTCGTATGAATGGGTGGAGGAGGTTGTTGCCTTCAAACCAGACAAGCTTTCTCGTTGGAATTCTGCTGTCCGTAATGCACTTTTGGAAGCTGGAGTGCTTCCTTATCATGGGTATACTGTGGATCATTTTGAAGGCACCAAGATTAGCgcttcaacttttgacaacgatgGAAGGAGACACACAGCTGCAGATCTTCTTCAATATGCAAATCCTGATAACATTGTAGTTCTTCTCAATGCCACAGCCAGCAAAATCCTCTTCGATTCCTCATCAG GAAAATTAAAGGCTATTGGTGTGGAGTTTGTGAGTACCATTGATGGTCTTTTTCATCAAGTGTTCACCAACCACTTATCACCTTGGAGTGAGGTAATTTTGTCGGCAGGAAGCATAGGTAGTCCTCAACTTCTCATGCTAAGTGGAATTGGTCCCTCAAAACAACTTCAAGAATTGAATATCACTGTACATTTAGATTTAAACTCAGTGGggaaagaaattcaagatccacCACGCATAACAATCATTATCAAGTCCCCTGAACCACTTGAAACTGTTCAACCGCAAGTAGTGGGTATATTAGAGAATTCACAAGTCTATTTTGAGTCATTTAGCTTCTTTCAACAAGAAAGTGCCACTAAAAATCAGTATCTAGCATGCATATTTTGCAAGATAGCTTTACCCCTATCTAGGGGTGAGATTAGACTAAGAAGTAAAAATCCACAAGATATCCCCTCTATAAGATATAACTACTTTTCTCATGTTTCTGACTTACAAGAATGTCTTGATACTATTAAGATGTTGTCAAAGATTGTAAGGACACATTCTATTCAAGAGTTTGCATTTGGAGGTAATGGAAACTCCAAAATTCTTCAATTCATAGGACCAAAATTACCACAAAATCAACTAGACAATAAAGAATTAGAATTTTTTTGTAGAGATACAGTAGCAACATTTTGGCATTACAGTGGAGGATGTGAAGTTGATTCGGTGATAGACCAAAACCTTCACGTGAAAGGAATTAATAGCCTAAGGGTTGTGGACAATTCAATCTTCAAGGAAAGTCCTGGGACATATCCACAAGCAACTCTCATGATGCTTGGAAg GTATGTAGGAGACAAAATGCTTCAAGAGCGCAAAAATATTTGTGAATATTAG